Genomic DNA from Oryza sativa Japonica Group chromosome 5, ASM3414082v1:
ACATGACCAAGAACTAATTCGGCAGCAGCTAAACCCACAGATCGGGGAGCCATGAATCCCTCAAGCCAACCAGATTCCACACCTTCTACATCTcctaaaacaaaaacaacacaAATGCTACTGAAAACGAATCGAGCAGCCGCACCGCGCCGCAAGGGATTCGGGGATCACAACAGCAAACCGCACGCGCACCTCGCGGGGAAAGAAATGGGAGGGGTGGAAGGGGATCGGGAGGGAGCAAAACCTTGAGGCGAGATCGGTGGCGGAACTTGGCGTTGTTGTAGGCGCCGCGGCCGTCCACATCGCGCATCGAGTAGGGGAGGgggcccgagccgccgccgccgccgctcatccgCGCGGAGGGAGTGGGGAGTGGGGATTGGGTTGGGGTGGTGAGGAACGGAGCTTCGAGAAGCTTCTGGAAGGGGGAGGAGGGTCGTGGCGCGCGAGATCcgggagaagaagagaggacaCGACCGCGGGGCGAACGTGACACGTCGTGGACTTGGGTTGGGAGAAGCGGGTCCGATAACTGCCATAAGAGGATACCACCACACTGGTGGTGCCGTTTAACTGTCTGAAGactaaatttcagaaaactataATTTTAGCGATAAAACTATCAGTTTGTTGTGACATTAGTGATAAATTTCAGTTTGCTATAATAATAGTGtggaaaattatcacaaaactcaGCTAAAACTCAgctattgttgcagcaaactgaaactTGTCGCTAATGTcgcagcaaactgatagttttatcactaaagttatagttttctaaaatttactcttgTCTGAATAAATTAAGGGTATcggcaaaaagaaaaggaaaaagtctaTACGCCCTACTACCTCCagctgatttttttaagtacgtcttttttaaaaaataacttgattactatttttattatagtatatatagaaatattaaTAAATGAGAGCTTCTTTGATGCTTGGAATTGATTACAACCGTTGATCGACTATGATCTAATGCATTAAGATAAAAGATACCATGAAAAATATTCTTAAAGGGTGGGTTAGGTACGAAAGATGAAAGGTTAAAATAGTAATTGATTTTTATGATTTATTTATACAGTTAAGGAAAAATACTTACAATCATCTTTTATCATCTTTtagtatatatagaaaatacttACAGGATTTTAGGAAATCACCAGTATCAAATATTTTGGTCTAAAGTTGTCAACGCTGCACGTTTGATGCAAATTAGAAGTAACATGCATCGGTATGGTACTTGACTAGTTTCTCATTGTGCCCGATTTGCTTAATTAAATACTCAGCGATTAACAAGCGTAATATCTTCTTTGGTCATGCTAGCAATTAAGCGCATCAATTTTGCAAGAAATCAATTGCTCCAAACTTTTCAATTCCATTTAACAGCTTCCGAGCTAATCAACGCTTCAAAAAATGAATCAATGCTACGCCCTTCTTCCAAAAAAGTTACACAAGACATGTAACAAATATCATGAAGTAAATACTAATGAGTATTTTGAGTATTTAGATGGCTCCTTGGGTTCTAATTAAACATTTAATTTGCCTCTCCATGTAAGTATTGGATGATCTCCATATAAATCTTGGatgcataaagactacaaatgatatttagaaaaataattaaatgtgaAATATGTCTAACTCTTGTGGATGGAGGCAGATgtattagagcaagtataatagtgagctataagcctactataaacttatgtggaggagagatgtAACAAAAAGTTaagggtgttggctctcatgcaagagctagcttaacacaagttccaagacaaatacaattaatgtataagtgagagatagagagatgagaagaaaattgtagccaaccttatagctaatctattatatgtgtTGACTTTAAGATTGGCTAATAGTAGAAAGTGAGCTCTATTATTATCCTTACTCTTATGTAACCATCATCAGCAGCCAACCTCCATCAGCAGCATTCAATGACAATCAGATCAGCCATCATATGTGTTCGCCGGTCGCCACCAATGTGCACGCCCACGCACGGCTGGCCCTGCTTCTCACTCCTTTCTCTTAGGGTTAGAGGCACAGATGGAGTGGGTTACCAATCACTTCAGTATATTACGCTTCTACCCTTATTAATATTATTTCTTACTAGAAAAGATGCCCAACGAgtgaaataaaattataacaaatataaaaatattagatgATTAGGGTTTAGTTTTTCATGATATGAGcccttaaaaatatatattccttAGAAATAAAAAGTtctttaaaaagataaaaaaggcACACTGCACCCTTTTGGCATGCTATCACGCACTCGGCCCATGAAATGTGTGTGGCCCAGTAGTGCTGTGGCCCGAGATGGAGGCTGGCCCGACGCGGGATCGATCTGAGCCATTCGTTTTGATGGATGGCTCTGAACGGTTCTAAATCCATCAAACCCGTCGGTACCAAAATCTTAACCATAATTCACATTTTCCCCTCTCATCCCCCACCGCGagttcctcctcccccttccctcccggCGGTGCCTCtacccctctcctcccttctcctgACTGGgggcgccgccacctctctgcggctccctctccccctcccccaccggcaTCACCagtccctctcctcctctccgtcCTGTCTCACTGGCAAAGCACGAAGACGACGAGGGCACGACTCCATTCGCGAGTGGATAAGGAGAGATAGGGGTGGAGCGCGACGGCTTCCCGCGGCCCGATCTCTTCCCACGGTGGATCCGACAGCGACGGCTTCCCACGGCAGATTCGGCGGCACCGACGGTGCCAACGGCTACCCGCGTGCAGACCCAGCTCGCGGGCTGAtccgccaccgacggcggctTCCTGCGGTGGATCTGACGGCAACAACAGCGGCGGCTGCTTCCCGGGGTGGATCCAGCAGCACCGACGGCGCCAGCGGCTACCTGCGTGCAGATCCGGCTCGTGGGCCGATATGGCAGCGGatccgacggcgacgacagcggcggctTCCTGCGGTGGATCCAGTGGCTACCCGCATGTAGATCCGGTGGCAATGACGGCGTCAGAGGCTTCCGGTgatgtttttattaatttttttctctttcgcTGGATTGTCCTATTGGATTTTGTATTTATGCTTGTGATGAATTTTCGCTGGATCGCTCGGGCATTTGGTTGTTGATGCGGACtctggatgatttttttttgtcttggacTCGCATATCGGACGTTGCGGACGAAAATATTAGGTGAAGATGGACGAAAATCCACCGGAATCCTTATgtatttttaattaggtatagatttCTAAATTATCCTTTAGAAATCAACGGTGGATATTAATTTATCAAATACTTTTTAAGaccaatctatatatatatatatggtcatCATATTTCTAAGATAAATATTGTAGATGTTATTTATAATCAAATCTTTAAAAGTTTGATAATAGGCTTgtacaaaacgacaagtatttaTATTACTAAATTCTTACTATGTGTCACATTATAAGTACATTTAGGTTTCTTATAACTTCCATCTACTTAAATCAAACAGTTGAGATCATTGTTTGTAagaattttgtaaaaaataattagtacgTGTAGCAGTACAAATGCATACTTGATGTATATAGAGACCAATGGTACCCGGTTTTATAGGTACGAGATAGAATTTGAAGCAATATAATACCATGCTTATGGGATCAAAATGTTGCATAAAGCTTAGTTTTACTAtatcaagattttttttcaatagctTATTATTTTCTTATAAATAAGGCAGGGTGTttcttaaatgaagagataataGTTAAGGTAGAATGCCCACTCTCACTGCTTTTGGTTATAGCCTGGCAAAGACCTAACATGTTTTCATTTTTAACAACGACGTCCTAGGGACACCTTATATCTGATTTATATTATGAAAAACAAGAATCAGTATAGAAAAAAccataaaaattataattaaatttGATAAAGCTTTCCCCTCCACCGCATTCAGTCGTAACTATGATCACTTTATGTTGTTTCATATCCCCATTCATCCAATCATTAGTGGAAGTGAGGACAAACAAGAAAACCAAGCAAAATCTAGATAGTCCTAATTGCACAGTTGTTTTAAAGACCGCAATAGCCGTCCGCTCCAATGATGGAATCCATAAAACCGCTGAAAAAACATCAGCAAGGCCATGCCCCAATCCTAAACTAGATCTACTTCTGCACCGCCATCCATCGACATGCACACAACCCTCACAAGCCCTTCACCACTGTCGGATGGACCACCCGTGAagcagaaagaaagagagagctGGAGGGTCGTTATTCCAAAGAATGTCATTTCTCCACTCATGCAACAACGCCATGGACACAAAGCGCATAACACAATCACATCCTTATGAGAGAAACCACCGAGGAAAGATAGTCAGGAAAGCACTATATATAAGATTCACAATCACGGAGAGAAGACGAAAAAATTATCTAGAGGAAAGACCAAGCATGTTGCCACCATTGAAGACATGCAGTTGCCTATGAAATAGGATGTCCCACCACAACACAAATCTTTAAGCGATTGAAAGTTCAAAAATTTCACCATTAAAATACCGCGATATTGTCAGACATTATTTGCGTTCTATTTATTGTCACATAGTACAACCCTATAAATAGTTGCGTAAGCGTCTTGATCTAGACTCATATTTCTCACATCCCTAAAGCTACAACTTACCCCCATAAAtaattgaagaaaaacaataataaaaaagagagagtaagcaattcatgaaaaaaacacAACAATAATTAATTTCTAATAAATCTACACTCATGTCATATACTACTACAGAATAATCTACTGCTGCGCCTCGAGGTCCCTCTCCCTGCCGTCGTCCACCACTGTCCCCGTCGGCCTCGGCGCCGGTGCCGGCACCGGCGATGTCAATGCCCGCGACGCGCTGCTCTCCGGCAACTTCTCAACGCGCGCCGCACCGGCCGGCCTAACAACCACCTCGGCGCGGCAGACGGGGCACGTCGAGTGCTCCCTGAGCCACACATCGACGCAGCCCCGGTGGAAGACATGCATGCATCtgggcagccgccgcgccgcctccccgtCGGCCATCACGGCGAGGCACACCGCGCACTCccgttcctcttcctcctcctctgctgcccccaccgcgccgccgccgccctcctcccttTGCTTGTACGCGAACACCGGCAGCGCCGCGATGGCGTCGTCATCCAGCCCAGCCGACCGCTTCTTGGCTGACCCAACCGCCTCATccgcggcgccgtcgtcccGCCGTGGTCGCGCCGACCTCCACACGAGGTACCACCGGATGATGCAGAGGATGAGCAGGATGGCGAGGAGGGAGCCGAAGCTGATCCCGAGGACGACGACGTACGACGCGGTGGTGCAGCACGCGCGCGCCACGGTGGCAGAAGCATCGCGACGCGTCGTTGTGGCCGAGGCGTGCAGGTAGCCTGGCGAGCTGGCCGACGACGAAAGCGCGAAGCATGCCTGGTCAGCCGGGAGGCAGCCCGTGACGCTCCCGCTCCCACCGTCGCGGCGGGTGCCATTGCTGCCAGAAGGGGCAGCGGCGACcgaggatgacgatgacgatggcatGGCGAGAGGTGGGGGTCAATGGGCTGTGGGGTGCATGGGGTGGTGGGAGCTTGCTttgaagagggggagggggagtgggGGATTGCATGGTTGGTTTGCATGGTGCGGGGAGTGTGGAGTGAGGGAAGTGCGGGGGTGTGGAGTTGACCGCCGCGGCGAACGCATTTGACAATAATAGGTTGGTGGTGGCAATGCCATGTTTGGTTCAAGCAAAGTTCCACactttttctttcattttattttccctTTTTGCTTATAGATTAATAATCATGGAATCAACAAAATTACTTCCATATATAATTATTGTGGTGTTACATGAATTTTATATGGTGATATTGTCGAGGGAAGATCCTCAATAGCGGGGAATCGTGAGACCCCccatttgtgagttcggccgggggcggagGCTCGTCTCTCGGAAATCACTTGCTCGTCCCTAAGATTACCGGCAAGCTTGCACGCAGttggattatacaggttcgggccgctatggagcgtaacaccctactcctgtgtttgggattatggatgagttttacaaAGGTTTCTTCACTCTAGAAAGCGCGCTCACTTCCTCTCTTCTGGAGTTCAGGTTTTCTGGGCGTTATCCCCCTGTCTCAGTGGgcagggtcctccttttatagctcaaggggataccacaagCGCAGCCTCTACCTACCCTCTATCGGAGGGGGATCCCGCTCTACTTTTTCTGGGCTTTAAACCGTGCCTTCTCCCGGAAGCTAAGCAACAACCGGTTCTCGAGTGGAACTCGGCGCCGctccccgcctgacacgggggacagccctgtcattccctcataaatgaaCGATGACTTGCGACAGCCCTTCCTCAAGTGACGCTCGGACGTGACGGGTCATACCCACCCCCACTCCGCCGGGTACAAGGGCGACGTGAGGAAATGGTTGCTCTATCCATCGGATGTGACGGTGACAGGCCGGTCACATCCGTTGGACAAAGGTTAGCTAGGtgcgccgcacgtctgcccttaccgcattaaatgcggtgagggacagttggggcgTCGCACATTTATGGCTGTTCAGCCTATGCTcccctctcgctctctcgtCGGGGAGATGATGATTCCAAGGACCTCGTGGGGCTTGGGAATATCTGCGAAGACAgctctctccctccgccgcgTGGCAGCCGAGTGAGGGCCTCAAGGCGTAGCCGCGGGATAGCCCGAGGGGGTGACGCCATGCCCCGaggccccccctccccccccccccgcttcCACGACTCGCGTGACGCGTGAATGGGGCTAACTTGCAAAGTCACGTGGCCGGAGGGAAAGTAATTCCCCTCTACTTCACATACCCCCGGGTCCATATCTCCGACAGATATAGAGCACAATTAAGAAatagagaaacaaaaataagtGTCTTGCTTGGATGTGATCAAATTGATCCTTGTCGTATCAGTTGTCTTAACTATCTTAGAGAAGATTTTACAGAAGTTTTATCGTACCTTTTCCTTTATTTTGGACCCCTTTTACTGAACATTGGTAAAAGGAAGGGTGTAATCTATATTtcgctcttttttttctctattttacgTAGACATAGATTGACATaacatatttattatttataggATGGCTAATAGCTCCCTTAATTAAAGTCCTTTGGCTCTTCGTTGTATTAAAATCCAAAACATTTTTTGAATTTAAGAAATTAGGATGGTCTACTTTTCAGTTATTTTAAAGTTTTATTCAACTTTTTGAATGCTAGAACTGCATCAAGATTCGTGTAGACCCTTACTCTCTCCCCTAATCTCTTCTCCTTCCCCACTCCATGACATGCGGCTTCCCTCTCCCGTCATCTCCTAAGTCCCTCGAGCTTGTCAATGCGGTGAGCCCAGCCAACTAGGCTTCTCCCTCTCCGTGTGTCCTCCAAACTAAGGCAACCCCTCCCCTCTGTGTTGTCACCTATCCGTCATCACCAACAATCATCCCTCTAAGCTCGAGGAAatccccctcttcccctctttcCTACTCCTATCCCACCTTGACCCCACCTAAAAACGAAACTCTAACTCACCACCGCCATTTCGCTGTCACTCGAGAATAAGAGCTCATCGTTGTGTCTACCAACGCTAAGAGATCATAGcatgtgtcagggttatggataatACATACCCAACAGTAGTCGACTAAGCACGGCGGGGtccaccatataccaagtcttatatGGAATCATACCTCATATGGAAAAGGAGTTCCGAATAAGGAAGGACAAGTAGAGTTCTATATTGAAACTATAAAGACTACTCAGATTGTATTCATATTTGTGTCCCTAATTCTACTTAGACAAGtggacatctatgggtataaatataagacCTCctaagagaaagaggaagagaggacacAGAACAGTCAGAATAGACATCAATACACACCGCTAAACATCGACATCGGAGATTAGCGTCGACATACCCAATCTGGTGCCATCGGAGGCCGTCAAGTgggatctagcgctatctctgatctcgccgagtATGTATTTGAGGAGGAAAACTACCCCGTCATCGACTACGTATTGGTTTTCcatgccgccaagtcgacgacgactagataggttatctcaattattgtatttgtgtgattttaatgaataagagcaacaccaGTTTCGTCCAACaagagtagggctattacctgattctgatgaataaggggtccgaacctgtataaaaatccttgtctctgtCTCTTTTATTTCAATCTCGTATATGTCCTGATATCAACGATTCTCATATCATACAAATACCATAGTTGTGATCTAAATCGTCGACAGCATGTGAGTTACCTCCTTTCTCTACAATCTGGACGATTCAACACGTCACGTAAAGGCTGACATTCTCTTATATTAACTTTTAAacttatattttgttttttcattcAGCTTTCTTTTCATAATTGATACGTTAACGTGTCTTTTAGTGCTGAAGTTTCACTTTGTACCACCCTTTGACTAATCTTTCActttaaattagttttttttaaacatttcaCTTTAAATTAGTTAACTTACATATTTTACACTTTTCATCTCTACTATCTTTctagagagaatccattattTACCACTGACTTTATCACACGTCTACGATTTGCTACTGACTTTATcatgttctacaatatgccatcgacttttgcttaacttctacaatttaccatcgccgtccggttagtctccgttagtactgtacaaatttgtcaaaatgaccaaaatacccctgggagaaaaggtttcaaaatttggataaaaattatgaaatatcatatttcaagtttttggtcaaattttggatgtttacaatcttatgtttataatataatattttgataattttatccaaattttggaagtttttgtcataggggtattttggtcatttcgacaaatttgtacagtactaacggtgGCTAACCGGACggtgatggtaaatcgtagaagttaagcaaaagtcgatggcatattgtagaacgtgacaaagtcagtggcaaatcgtagacgtgcgacaaagtcagtggcatataatggattattTCATCTTTCTAGCCATTTCTAACCACTTATGCAAGAAGATATACCTTGTGCACACTGGCGCAGCTAGGGGGTGAAGGTGCCAACACCCCCCTATCcaaacaccaccaccactacatATTCTGTTTTTACTTTATATTAAGGTTAACTAAGATAAGTatttatttagtttatttgtgTAGTTTGAAAGTATTATCAGATTAGTTAATTAGCAAGTCTAAAAACATTAGCAACAAACATGATCTACAAAATTAATTTTTGATTTCTCATCTTTTTCAAAGTAAAATAGATAAAACTTATTTGTGAGATTATTCAATAGTTTACATTGAAAGAATTTAGCAATAAAGACTAGTTTTAAACTttcaatgatattattaaagaggtaaaatttaagttttttttaaatgacTAGTTTATGTATTGATTGTTATTAACGGTAACTATTTGACCCTCTTTGCTATCAGTATTAGTTATTCGGTCTCATGGCTTATCCTCACTTCACACCCCCTAATTTTAAATCCTGGCTCTGCCCCTGCTTGTGCATGGGTGAGATGGTCCATCAGCCCGTTGGAACTAATGTGCTCTAGGTCGTTTTGTGCAGGATAAGTTACTTAATCCTAAACGGAAAGATGGAACAAACGGTGATCAAAAGTGAAACTCTGACCAACAACAGTGGCCTAAATTGCATTTCATAATTATTttagggtgaatagctaaagTGGTCCTTCAAATTTTATAGTTTAATCCTTAATGTTTTAATCTGTTCATACTAGTTTTTCAAGTTTTGGTTTTAGTTCAAACTTACTCTTGAACCCACTTAGAAACCATATGGCTAAATATAACCAACAACTCTCTTGATAAATAACAGTTATATcccctcattcacatatataagagaaaaatttACGTgtaatgaatttttttaataaataatgcATAGTAATTTATATAAAACGAAAATAAGTTATGTACTTGCAAGTGTATATCATAGCTATTAGGCTTAAGTTTTATGTGCACACGTTGAAATTATGTGAAGTATATATGTAATGTTGTTTATTCATCCtggttttctcttttctagtgTATAGTTGTATATAAATTAAGGGCAAAAATGACATTTTCTAACATAAATGCTGACTAGAAATAGTCTTATGGTATATTAAATCTGTCCAAGGATGATTTTATGTAAAAACAAATAATTAGATAATCTATATGgacaaaataaaatctgaagGAACAAATTAAGCCTTTGATAAAATTTGAGAGattaaattagctattcacccattattttactttttttaaaaaaatcaaacttcaATATTCAAATTTACAGGGTAAAATGTCAAAGGAAACCGACATTTCTTTAGTTTAACGGAGGGTATATCCGTGGTTGTTTTGGTTGTTGCGCCTAAAAATCCTGTGGGGGAACCTCGCCGGCGATCCCTCCAAAGCCCAgaagcgacgccgccgccgccgccgccagccgccacgtTATCCATGAGGCCTCTCCTCGCCCGCCTCTTCGCCCCGACTTACATTGCCATGGGTttctcctcctccgcgtcgccgccgtcccggcGGCTTGCCCACCTCAcacgccacctcctcctcagctCCGGCGAGCTCTCCTCCTCGGTgggcgcccccgccgccgccgcccggccggccTACCTCGCCGCCCCCAAGGGCTACGCCGCCGTGCTGGTCTGCCTCTTCGAGGACCCCCACGGCGGCGACCCCCGCGTCATCCTCACCaagcgcgccgcctccctctcctcccactCCGGTCTATATGAGCACCCAAAGCTGGGATCCTTTTTTGAAGAATTTTCTTGCTAAATATCTCATTGGATTTGTTCAATTTATTGTGGAAAATTGATAGGGGAGGTGTCGCTGCCGGGAGGgaaggtggaggagggggatgcggatgcgacggcgacggctctgCGGGAGGCGAAGGAGGAGATTGGGTTGGACCCTGCGCTTGTTTCTATTGTCACAGTTCTTGAGCCCTTCTTGTCCAAGGTAaacccatttttttttcaagtactCTTGGCATGGTTGCGAAATCTAGGTAATGTTAGGTTATAGCTTTTACCTATGAATTTTAGTGGTTTGAATGTGCTTTTGTTACATTGCCTGTGTGGGATGGAAGTGAAACCATCGTCGATACAAAGAGGATCGGTAGTTAGTCGATCTAGTGTAAATCCTACTGAATTGCAGGAAGTGGCAGTAGCTGTGCTGCCAGAGCAGCAGCTATATAGTGCATGTTGCAGGTCAAATTCTGTTATAGTATTGAGTTGATATGAGATATTTGTAATATTTTAGCTTTTGAGCCCCAGTCTTAATATGCTGAATGGTTTATGTGTACTGCATCTGCATGCCTCAGATTGTTCAGAGAAACAGAAAGTGTGAAGCATTAGCGAATGAGTCAATCACAGAAgtcatgtgattttttttaccttgtTCTTAGCATGTGTTAGATAGTGCTAATAAAAGTAGAAACCAATATGATGATCGATGGATTTTGATTCATTCAGAGACAATAATTCAATAAAGAGATAATGAAAATATGCTTGCTAGTTCATTTGATCTCTGTTTGCCATTTTATCGCTTGTTTGTGTATTGCTGATATGCCAATGCCATATCACATTTCTAGTCCCAAGGCGTTATATAACTGACTTGTGAGAATATAAGTTTACGTGCATGGCCAACTGCGAATGTCTTGGTTTTCAACTAATAACAACCAAAAGTTCTTGCATACTTTGGTGCTTCATCTGGTTATTGCTGTTTTCTTGACAAATAATACTCTAAATAACTACTCAAACACATGTGTCCATCCAAGTTCATCTAAATTACCTTTTTTAGTCACCTGAGCTTGGTACAACTTGTCATCTCTTCCCCAAGAACAGGTGCTCTTTCACTCTAGTAAAGTCAGGCCACTTACCTGTTTCTTACACTAAATTATTATGGTTGCTATCTGATATAAGCTGTGTGAGTTTTTGGAACCCTGCCTTTGTGCATCAAATTTCCCTTTGTAATATCAAGTAATCTATAACTGTAGTCCCATGCTCAGACCCCACCGTTTTCTGTCCTTAGAGGAGAGATTTCCAATTAACATCTCACTCTTATATTAAAATACTGATAAAACTATTTGCTCTATAT
This window encodes:
- the LOC4338090 gene encoding nudix hydrolase 11, yielding MRPLLARLFAPTYIAMGFSSSASPPSRRLAHLTRHLLLSSGELSSSVGAPAAAARPAYLAAPKGYAAVLVCLFEDPHGGDPRVILTKRAASLSSHSGEVSLPGGKVEEGDADATATALREAKEEIGLDPALVSIVTVLEPFLSKNGLHVTPVIGILSDKALFKPVLNESEVADIFDAPLEMFLKDDNRKTQESNWMGMNIPVQSFEYQSEDKTFVIWGLTAHILTRAAAVVLPREPSFVEFRPRYVNSPSGDTNETKR
- the LOC9271039 gene encoding E3 ubiquitin-protein ligase EL5-like, with amino-acid sequence MPSSSSSSVAAAPSGSNGTRRDGGSGSVTGCLPADQACFALSSSASSPGYLHASATTTRRDASATVARACCTTASYVVVLGISFGSLLAILLILCIIRWYLVWRSARPRRDDGAADEAVGSAKKRSAGLDDDAIAALPVFAYKQREEGGGGAVGAAEEEEEERECAVCLAVMADGEAARRLPRCMHVFHRGCVDVWLREHSTCPVCRAEVVVRPAGAARVEKLPESSASRALTSPVPAPAPRPTGTVVDDGRERDLEAQQ